The following are encoded in a window of Fibrobacter sp. UWB2 genomic DNA:
- a CDS encoding PLP-dependent cysteine synthase family protein — MSNIHHSITELIGHTPLLELHHFEKNHNAHGHILAKLEYFNATGSVKDRAALSMIEAAEREGKLKPGGEIVDLTSGNTGIALAAIAAAKGYKVTIFFESGGSKERIQVIKTYGAQLFDYKDIPELKKALEDGTICDNIVIEAITKYTKEHNAFFINQCENEYNPLAHYNTTGPEIWEDTDGKVDFVVSMAGTGGTLNGLSKYFREKNPNVKIIGVQATPDSRYFTPEAEKNGVIDGVAPFANVAEPPTFLTDSSIYDEYIEVSTLQAKAVAHELAEHEGLFLGTSSAAGVYAASIVAARPENKDKNIIVITADNGFKYLSTKVYALNK; from the coding sequence ATGTCAAATATCCACCATTCTATTACAGAACTTATTGGGCATACACCGCTTCTTGAACTACACCATTTCGAAAAGAACCACAACGCCCATGGCCATATCTTGGCAAAGCTCGAATATTTCAATGCTACAGGTTCTGTCAAGGATCGCGCCGCCCTCAGCATGATTGAAGCTGCCGAACGCGAAGGGAAACTGAAACCGGGTGGAGAAATCGTTGACCTCACGAGTGGAAACACAGGCATTGCTCTTGCCGCCATCGCAGCCGCAAAAGGGTACAAAGTCACTATTTTCTTTGAATCCGGCGGTTCCAAGGAACGCATTCAAGTTATCAAGACTTATGGCGCGCAGCTTTTCGATTACAAAGATATTCCCGAATTGAAAAAAGCTCTTGAAGACGGCACGATTTGCGACAACATCGTTATCGAGGCCATCACAAAGTACACCAAAGAGCACAACGCATTTTTCATCAACCAATGCGAAAACGAATACAATCCCCTAGCCCATTACAACACGACAGGCCCTGAAATCTGGGAAGATACCGATGGCAAAGTAGATTTCGTTGTTTCGATGGCAGGCACAGGCGGAACACTGAACGGGCTTTCAAAATATTTCCGCGAAAAGAATCCGAATGTTAAAATCATCGGTGTGCAAGCGACTCCGGACTCCCGCTATTTCACGCCAGAAGCCGAAAAGAATGGCGTTATCGACGGCGTCGCACCATTTGCAAATGTCGCAGAACCTCCTACGTTCTTGACGGATTCCTCAATTTACGATGAATACATCGAAGTTTCTACATTGCAGGCAAAAGCTGTAGCGCACGAACTTGCCGAACACGAAGGGCTTTTCCTGGGCACATCAAGTGCAGCAGGCGTTTACGCAGCCTCAATTGTCGCAGCGCGTCCTGAAAATAAAGACAAGAACATCATCGTTATTACAGCCGATAACGGGTTCAAATATCTTTCCACAAAAGTTTATGCTTTGAATAAGTAA
- a CDS encoding ABC transporter substrate-binding protein, translating into MNFKHLIKTTLISALLFGASAFAEIKTVRIAHYTGVLCSAPVHTAWLKGFFDEEFKKIGQKYEMVPIAEGSGSVNDLIVAGKADAGNELLATELQPIQNGLPIIFVTGVHTGCTKFYVTKQSTIKKLKDLKGRKSKIGVIGLSDSSIMTFKRKLRDLGVVADGPEADIEFVVYGASDLPLALQKGAVDIIALHDPTATTAEEEYGFRKLLDTATDPKFAVEYCCIAFVSLKLWKENPEGAAAFTRAVARGSAFINANPREAARLQLAKDIVPGSEDFNTKLLESYTHIPSRKATIRTFRTVATELQKTGVLKKKLNIEKFITSHFANFASKGIHVPDGYKYDKDTGTFTETTEEPKTLAKNIVEN; encoded by the coding sequence ATGAATTTTAAACACCTCATTAAAACAACACTTATAAGCGCTCTGCTTTTCGGAGCAAGCGCTTTCGCCGAAATTAAAACAGTTCGAATCGCACATTACACAGGAGTGTTGTGCAGTGCTCCGGTTCATACCGCATGGCTCAAAGGATTTTTCGACGAAGAATTCAAAAAGATTGGGCAAAAATACGAAATGGTACCGATTGCCGAAGGTTCCGGTTCCGTCAACGACTTGATTGTCGCTGGGAAAGCGGACGCAGGTAATGAACTTCTCGCCACTGAACTTCAGCCTATCCAAAACGGACTCCCGATTATCTTTGTAACAGGCGTACACACAGGCTGCACCAAGTTCTACGTCACAAAGCAATCGACCATCAAAAAACTCAAGGACCTGAAAGGGCGCAAAAGCAAAATTGGCGTCATTGGATTGTCAGACAGTTCGATTATGACATTCAAGCGAAAACTCCGTGACCTTGGCGTTGTCGCCGATGGCCCCGAAGCGGATATCGAATTCGTTGTCTATGGCGCAAGCGACTTGCCATTGGCACTCCAAAAGGGAGCCGTGGACATTATCGCCCTTCACGATCCGACCGCTACAACAGCCGAAGAAGAATACGGTTTCCGTAAGCTTCTGGACACCGCCACCGATCCGAAATTTGCCGTAGAATACTGCTGCATCGCATTCGTGAGCCTCAAACTTTGGAAAGAAAATCCAGAAGGTGCAGCCGCATTCACACGTGCAGTCGCTCGCGGTTCCGCATTCATCAACGCTAACCCGCGTGAAGCAGCAAGACTCCAGCTTGCAAAGGACATCGTCCCCGGAAGCGAAGATTTCAACACCAAACTGCTTGAAAGCTACACCCACATTCCATCCCGCAAAGCAACGATTCGCACATTCAGAACCGTCGCCACGGAACTCCAAAAAACGGGCGTACTCAAGAAAAAGTTGAACATCGAAAAGTTCATCACAAGCCACTTTGCCAATTTTGCGTCTAAGGGGATTCACGTTCCTGACGGTTACAAGTACGATAAGGATACAGGCACATTTACAGAAACGACCGAAGAACCGAAAACCTTAGCGAAAAATATCGTTGAGAACTAA
- a CDS encoding ABC transporter substrate-binding protein, giving the protein MNLRSIIKTTLISALLLGTSAFADFKPVRIAHYTGVLCSAPVHVAWLKGYFDEEFKKIGQKFEMVPVDAGKNSVNELIVAGKVDAGNDLLATELQPIQNGLPIVFVTGVHTGCTKYYVTKKSTIQKLEDLKGRKTKVGVIGLSDSSVMSFRRKLRDLGIVADGPEADVEFIVYGASDLPIALEKGAVDIIALHDPTAATAEKEYGLRKLLDTAIDPKFAVEYCCVAFVTLKLWKENPEGAAAYTRAVARGSAFVNSNPREAARLQLSKDVVSGSEEFNAQLLESYGHIPSRKAALRTFNIVAAELQKTGVLKKKLNIEKFVKSHFADFESKGIKIPDGYSYDKATDKFTENFEEPKSLVKNI; this is encoded by the coding sequence ATGAATTTACGAAGCATCATTAAGACTACGCTCATAAGCGCCCTCCTCCTCGGAACAAGCGCTTTTGCCGATTTCAAACCAGTCCGAATCGCACACTATACTGGTGTGTTGTGTAGTGCCCCGGTTCATGTCGCTTGGCTCAAAGGTTACTTTGACGAGGAATTCAAAAAGATTGGTCAGAAATTCGAAATGGTTCCTGTTGATGCCGGAAAGAATTCTGTGAACGAGCTCATCGTCGCAGGCAAAGTCGATGCAGGGAACGACTTGCTCGCCACCGAACTTCAGCCCATTCAAAACGGGCTCCCTATCGTCTTTGTCACCGGTGTTCATACGGGTTGCACCAAGTATTACGTCACCAAGAAATCAACGATTCAAAAGTTGGAAGACCTGAAGGGACGTAAAACCAAGGTAGGCGTTATCGGTTTATCCGATAGTTCCGTGATGTCGTTCAGACGCAAGCTTCGCGATCTAGGTATCGTCGCAGACGGCCCGGAAGCGGATGTCGAATTCATCGTCTATGGCGCAAGCGACTTGCCGATTGCCCTTGAAAAAGGTGCCGTTGACATCATCGCCCTTCATGATCCAACCGCAGCAACCGCCGAAAAAGAATATGGCTTGCGCAAGTTGCTCGACACCGCAATCGATCCGAAATTTGCCGTAGAATACTGCTGCGTCGCATTCGTGACACTCAAGCTCTGGAAGGAAAATCCGGAAGGTGCAGCCGCTTACACGCGCGCTGTCGCTCGCGGATCCGCATTCGTGAACAGCAATCCGCGCGAAGCCGCAAGACTCCAGCTCTCGAAGGATGTCGTTTCTGGCAGTGAAGAATTCAACGCCCAGTTGCTCGAAAGCTACGGTCACATTCCGTCTCGCAAGGCCGCGCTCCGCACGTTCAATATCGTTGCTGCAGAGCTTCAAAAGACGGGAGTCTTGAAGAAAAAATTGAACATCGAAAAGTTCGTCAAGAGTCACTTTGCAGACTTCGAATCAAAGGGTATCAAAATTCCGGATGGCTACTCCTATGATAAGGCCACCGATAAATTCACAGAAAATTTCGAAGAACCGAAA